From Chryseobacterium joostei, the proteins below share one genomic window:
- a CDS encoding saccharopine dehydrogenase family protein, whose protein sequence is MEHNILIIGGNGLVGKTIARILQSRNPHVTIFIGGRKGGKTERDLKIDVTDPASFQVISDKKINLIILSVNDKSDQVLQYAIKNNIDYLDITKPTPDLAKAYDIAGKSDVNSRIVFSSGWMGGIVPGLVNTISQGADTIQEVKLFVYYSVKDLAGESSAHFMAENVAVPFHDYKNDKPVSIRHFLDTETFDFSFGIGKRSAYNFDVPDLYILNKIERVPNVSVKMTYNSKFITWLLGGFQYLRIFNILSLKERKMIFGSSGNGDQAVFEIIVKDKSGNKKLSLQSTKGQAELTALSAVLHAEELARNPHENKVYFSHQLHEPLALLAQLNAYETININLAR, encoded by the coding sequence ATGGAGCACAATATTCTCATCATTGGAGGAAACGGACTGGTAGGCAAGACAATTGCACGTATATTACAATCAAGAAATCCTCATGTGACTATTTTTATCGGAGGAAGAAAAGGAGGGAAGACAGAGCGGGATTTGAAAATTGATGTAACCGATCCTGCTTCTTTTCAGGTTATTTCTGATAAAAAAATAAACCTGATTATTCTTTCAGTAAATGATAAATCTGATCAGGTTCTGCAATATGCGATCAAGAATAATATTGACTACTTAGATATTACAAAACCTACTCCCGATCTGGCAAAAGCCTATGACATCGCAGGAAAATCAGACGTAAACAGCAGAATTGTCTTCAGTTCCGGCTGGATGGGCGGTATTGTTCCAGGGCTGGTCAATACTATTTCACAGGGCGCGGATACCATTCAGGAGGTGAAGCTTTTCGTATACTATTCTGTTAAAGATCTGGCAGGCGAAAGTTCTGCTCATTTTATGGCAGAAAATGTAGCGGTTCCTTTCCATGATTACAAAAACGATAAACCTGTTTCTATCAGACACTTTTTAGATACTGAAACCTTTGATTTTTCCTTTGGGATAGGGAAAAGGAGTGCCTATAATTTTGATGTTCCGGACCTTTATATCCTCAACAAAATAGAAAGAGTACCTAATGTAAGTGTTAAGATGACTTATAATTCTAAGTTTATTACCTGGCTTCTCGGTGGTTTTCAATATCTAAGAATCTTTAATATTTTATCTTTAAAGGAAAGAAAAATGATTTTCGGGTCCAGTGGAAACGGAGATCAGGCCGTCTTTGAAATTATTGTAAAAGACAAAAGCGGGAATAAGAAACTAAGTCTGCAAAGTACAAAGGGACAGGCGGAACTTACTGCATTGTCTGCGGTTCTTCATGCGGAAGAACTAGCACGAAACCCTCATGAAAACAAGGTGTATTTTAGCCATCAATTGCATGAGCCATTGGCATTACTGGCACAGCTTAATGCCTATGAAACGATTAACATCAATTTAGCGCGATGA
- a CDS encoding tetratricopeptide repeat protein: MKTILGWILFTCTVQTVFSQADNTRKRMDSVALANPLYHNYRVDDLRTGLKYLIKEEPYKSDATFIQYTSHLKDKLERTNIANYIEELRYFTDLKIDKKYKDNYDEEIVNINHTASHSLADVFLGKKDYEQAEKYFLKALVEHQLFSVSGTTVEKDSHRIEYDLVKVYQNLGRKDEAYGYLLALINSQWNYALGEKGIIAMAENDNKKKLKKDIDKALKTFVVRPDYFLKFTFRGKKILFWNALPLNKEYFSKNIMKTEFYKSLNL; encoded by the coding sequence ATGAAAACCATACTAGGCTGGATCCTTTTTACATGTACTGTACAAACTGTATTTTCACAGGCTGATAATACTAGAAAGAGAATGGACAGCGTTGCACTTGCCAATCCGTTGTACCATAATTATAGAGTAGATGATCTTCGGACAGGCCTAAAATATCTGATAAAAGAGGAACCTTACAAGTCTGACGCCACCTTCATACAATATACATCTCACCTCAAGGATAAACTGGAAAGAACCAATATTGCCAACTATATTGAGGAACTTCGCTATTTTACAGACCTGAAGATAGATAAAAAATATAAAGATAATTATGATGAGGAAATTGTGAACATCAACCATACTGCATCCCATTCTCTGGCAGATGTATTTCTTGGGAAAAAGGACTATGAACAGGCAGAAAAGTATTTTCTCAAGGCACTTGTGGAACATCAGCTATTCAGTGTGAGCGGAACCACTGTAGAAAAAGATTCTCACAGAATTGAATATGATCTGGTAAAAGTATATCAAAATCTGGGACGGAAAGACGAGGCTTATGGCTATCTTTTGGCCTTGATCAATTCCCAGTGGAATTATGCATTAGGTGAAAAGGGGATCATTGCCATGGCAGAGAATGATAATAAAAAGAAACTGAAGAAAGATATTGATAAAGCATTGAAAACCTTTGTGGTACGTCCTGATTATTTCCTGAAGTTTACTTTCAGAGGAAAGAAAATTCTTTTTTGGAATGCACTACCTTTAAATAAAGAGTATTTTTCGAAAAATATTATGAAAACAGAATTCTATAAATCATTGAATCTCTAG
- a CDS encoding serine hydrolase, with translation MTKPAQFILLFFILFFSSIHAQIEKTDPLYKTIMSKDSLLFSIGFNTCNIKQTEILLSDGLEFYHDKDGFSDKKKFMTDFKNGLCKDPDTYRSKRVLVDKSTQVYPLYKDGKVYAAIQNGDHIFYEKEKNQAEKLVGGASFTNLWTLENGDWKLTRSLSFDHHSKEANDLKTIFENDQEIENWLKENKIPTLGLGIIDGGELKQVKIFGEIKKNVSAPYNTYFNVASLTKPVTAMVALRLISLGKWKLDEPLDTYWTDPDIINDPRHKKLTTRLILSHQTGFPNWRWMNADKKLNFQFDPGTKYQYSGEGFEYLRKALEKKFKKTLEQLAQELIFQPMRMNDTQYIWDQNTDESRFAIGYNEKGDPYPTEKNKAANAADDLHTTIEDYGNFMVNVMKGKDLNPEVFQEMIKKQSKIKEDVYFGLGLSVYDLGNGDYALSHGGADKGTRCIAFVLPKTGKGILIFTNVDDGYKVYEKLVLHYLGAQGKKIVDIENR, from the coding sequence ATGACAAAGCCTGCTCAGTTTATTCTCCTTTTCTTTATTCTGTTTTTTAGCAGTATTCATGCACAAATCGAAAAAACAGATCCTCTTTACAAAACAATTATGTCGAAAGACAGTTTACTTTTTTCAATAGGATTCAATACCTGTAATATAAAACAGACAGAAATTCTGCTAAGCGATGGGCTTGAATTTTATCACGATAAAGATGGCTTTTCCGATAAAAAAAAATTCATGACCGATTTTAAAAATGGATTATGTAAAGATCCGGATACCTATCGATCCAAAAGAGTTCTGGTAGATAAAAGCACTCAAGTTTATCCGTTGTATAAAGATGGAAAAGTCTATGCTGCCATTCAGAATGGGGATCATATCTTTTATGAAAAAGAAAAAAATCAAGCTGAAAAATTAGTCGGAGGAGCGAGTTTTACCAATCTATGGACCTTGGAAAATGGAGACTGGAAGCTGACACGATCGTTGAGTTTTGATCACCATTCTAAGGAAGCTAATGATCTGAAAACAATCTTTGAAAACGATCAGGAAATTGAAAACTGGTTAAAGGAAAATAAAATTCCAACACTTGGATTAGGAATAATTGACGGGGGAGAATTGAAGCAGGTAAAGATTTTTGGAGAAATAAAAAAGAACGTTTCGGCACCTTATAATACCTATTTCAACGTGGCTTCCCTTACCAAACCTGTGACAGCAATGGTTGCATTACGTCTGATAAGTCTTGGAAAATGGAAACTGGATGAACCTCTTGATACCTATTGGACAGATCCTGATATTATAAATGATCCGAGACATAAAAAACTGACGACCCGACTTATCCTGAGTCATCAGACCGGATTTCCCAATTGGAGATGGATGAATGCTGATAAAAAACTGAATTTTCAGTTTGATCCGGGAACAAAATATCAATATTCAGGGGAGGGCTTTGAATACCTTAGAAAAGCTCTGGAAAAGAAGTTCAAAAAAACATTGGAACAACTTGCTCAGGAACTTATTTTTCAACCGATGAGAATGAATGATACCCAATATATCTGGGATCAAAATACGGATGAATCAAGGTTCGCCATTGGATATAATGAAAAGGGAGATCCTTACCCGACAGAAAAGAATAAAGCAGCCAATGCTGCCGATGATCTTCATACAACAATAGAGGATTATGGAAATTTCATGGTTAATGTTATGAAAGGAAAAGATCTGAATCCGGAAGTATTTCAGGAAATGATCAAAAAACAGTCGAAAATAAAGGAAGATGTATACTTCGGATTGGGACTTTCTGTATATGATCTTGGAAATGGCGACTATGCGCTGTCTCATGGGGGAGCTGATAAAGGAACAAGATGTATTGCCTTTGTATTGCCCAAAACAGGAAAAGGAATCCTGATATTTACCAATGTGGATGACGGCTATAAAGTATATGAAAAGCTGGTTCTTCATTACCTGGGAGCGCAGGGAAAGAAAATTGTTGATATAGAAAACAGATAA
- a CDS encoding helix-turn-helix domain-containing protein, with protein MSKLKTAREQKNLTQEELSEKSKISVRTIQRIEAGTEPKGHTLRALAQALDIDENLLQDIAVTPEIVEVIDDKVITEVKEEQSNINYSQIKIINFSSLLFILLPPLNILVPFLLMFTMKQRNTLARQIISVQMIWTVMAPIVFMLGIFLKLGRQFTLVLMILIVLSNVFIILRNAAEIDRNKKLYYRLKFSMI; from the coding sequence ATGTCCAAGCTAAAAACCGCAAGAGAACAGAAGAATCTTACTCAGGAAGAATTGTCAGAGAAATCCAAGATTTCTGTAAGGACCATTCAGCGGATAGAGGCAGGAACAGAACCCAAGGGACATACCTTAAGGGCCCTTGCACAGGCATTGGATATAGACGAAAACCTATTACAGGATATTGCAGTAACTCCTGAAATTGTTGAGGTAATAGATGATAAGGTAATAACAGAAGTAAAAGAAGAACAATCTAATATCAATTATTCCCAGATCAAAATAATCAACTTTTCTTCATTGTTATTCATTCTTTTGCCACCATTGAATATTCTCGTTCCGTTTCTTCTGATGTTTACAATGAAGCAGAGAAATACCTTGGCCAGACAAATTATTTCAGTTCAAATGATATGGACGGTTATGGCACCTATTGTATTTATGTTGGGGATTTTTTTAAAGCTTGGAAGACAATTTACATTGGTGCTGATGATCCTTATTGTACTTTCCAATGTATTTATTATCCTTCGTAATGCAGCAGAGATTGATCGAAATAAAAAACTATATTACAGATTGAAATTCAGTATGATATAA
- a CDS encoding LysE family translocator yields the protein MIPLHELFFFILAALVLVISPGPNMIYLISKSITQGKKSGFISLAGVVCGFLFHIVMVSFGLTAVLLAVPFAYTVLKAVGTAYLLYLAYQAIKPNSKNIFDVEQSSSYDSPKKLFTVGFLTNVLNPKVAVFYLSFFPQFIKPEYGSVFTQSLELGVVQVFVSFSVNFVIVLTAARVAVFFSHNPIWIKVQKWFMASILTYLAVKMAFSKAK from the coding sequence ATGATACCCCTTCATGAACTCTTCTTTTTTATTCTGGCAGCGCTTGTCTTAGTGATTAGCCCGGGACCTAATATGATTTATTTGATTTCAAAATCAATTACTCAGGGAAAGAAGTCCGGTTTTATTTCGCTGGCGGGAGTGGTATGTGGCTTTTTGTTTCACATCGTTATGGTCTCATTTGGTTTGACGGCTGTTCTATTGGCTGTTCCCTTTGCGTATACGGTTCTTAAGGCGGTAGGAACGGCTTACCTTTTATATCTGGCTTATCAGGCTATTAAACCTAACAGTAAAAACATTTTTGATGTTGAGCAAAGCAGTTCCTATGACAGCCCTAAAAAGCTTTTTACAGTTGGGTTCTTAACGAATGTACTCAATCCAAAAGTAGCAGTCTTTTATTTATCATTTTTCCCACAATTTATCAAGCCTGAATACGGCTCTGTATTCACTCAAAGTCTGGAACTTGGTGTTGTTCAGGTTTTCGTAAGCTTTAGTGTTAATTTTGTAATTGTCCTTACGGCAGCACGAGTAGCAGTATTCTTTTCCCATAACCCGATTTGGATTAAAGTACAAAAGTGGTTTATGGCAAGTATACTGACTTATCTGGCGGTGAAAATGGCATTTTCAAAGGCTAAGTAA
- a CDS encoding membrane lipoprotein lipid attachment site-containing protein yields the protein MKKIIFLASALLVLNSCVVRTATKVVSGAVNIGYKAVKGTVNGISWAVSKAKGKIDEDRLDGTWKVVGVYRGSFEDFSKDQNPDGSFTSECVDSFDQIIFKANKSKFKPVHCSSEKEDWVKYSLEFGKNPLTKEKENYIEYNSNNYISVIDVNSKTMVLEGNLMPKMAFSGAKLYLLEKVK from the coding sequence ATGAAAAAAATAATATTTCTGGCTTCTGCTCTTCTTGTTTTGAATTCTTGTGTGGTAAGAACTGCTACAAAAGTAGTTTCGGGAGCTGTAAATATAGGCTATAAGGCGGTAAAAGGAACGGTAAACGGAATCAGCTGGGCTGTAAGCAAGGCCAAAGGAAAAATAGACGAAGACCGATTGGACGGAACATGGAAAGTGGTAGGGGTTTATCGTGGTTCTTTTGAGGATTTTTCTAAGGATCAAAATCCTGACGGTTCATTTACTTCAGAATGTGTTGACAGTTTTGATCAGATTATTTTTAAGGCTAATAAATCTAAATTCAAGCCGGTACATTGCAGTTCTGAGAAAGAAGACTGGGTAAAATATTCTCTGGAGTTTGGAAAAAATCCTTTAACCAAGGAAAAGGAGAATTATATTGAATACAACTCCAATAATTACATTTCAGTTATTGATGTGAACAGCAAGACTATGGTCCTGGAGGGTAACCTGATGCCTAAAATGGCTTTTTCCGGTGCCAAGCTATATCTTTTGGAAAAAGTAAAGTAG
- a CDS encoding Crp/Fnr family transcriptional regulator, whose product MAHDFFRSFNLFSESEIEGFLQLFELRKVNKNDYFIHEGERCREVAFIKSGIFRSFYLSDDGKDMTYCFRFPNTLMAAYSSFISGSLSKENMQAINDAELLVLKKESMDAIIQDNLNWTKFLKIIAEQEYLELENRFFQLQRDSASQRYAALLENYPDYIQKIPLQYLASYLGITQRHLSRIRKEVSF is encoded by the coding sequence ATGGCACATGATTTTTTTCGAAGCTTTAATCTATTTTCAGAAAGCGAGATTGAGGGCTTTTTACAGCTTTTTGAGCTTAGAAAAGTAAATAAGAATGACTATTTCATCCACGAAGGCGAAAGATGCAGGGAAGTAGCATTTATTAAATCCGGTATCTTCCGTTCTTTTTATCTTTCTGACGACGGTAAGGATATGACCTACTGTTTCAGGTTTCCTAATACACTTATGGCGGCGTATTCATCATTTATTTCCGGATCTCTCAGTAAGGAAAATATGCAGGCCATTAATGATGCAGAACTGTTGGTTCTCAAAAAAGAATCGATGGATGCAATTATACAGGATAATCTTAACTGGACCAAGTTTTTAAAAATTATTGCAGAACAGGAATACCTTGAGCTTGAAAATAGATTTTTTCAGCTTCAGAGAGACAGTGCCTCCCAACGTTACGCGGCTCTTCTGGAAAACTATCCGGACTATATTCAAAAAATTCCGTTACAATATCTGGCATCCTATTTAGGGATTACCCAGAGGCATTTAAGCCGTATCAGAAAGGAAGTTTCTTTTTAG
- a CDS encoding NAD(P)H-dependent oxidoreductase, which yields MKKIAIINGHPNKESFNFGVASAYKEGAVKSGAEIKEIIIADLNFNPNLQFGYQKRMELEPDLIKAWEIIKWADHLVWVHPVWWGGLPALMKGFIDRLFLPGFAYKYRENSVWWDKLLKGKTAHIITTLDQPGWYYWLMYGKPSVNQLKKSTLEFCGVKPVKVTYLGIIRDSKEEQREKWLERVIGLGKGLK from the coding sequence ATGAAAAAAATAGCCATTATCAACGGACATCCCAATAAGGAATCTTTCAATTTTGGAGTAGCTTCGGCTTACAAGGAAGGAGCCGTGAAATCAGGTGCAGAAATAAAGGAAATTATCATTGCTGATCTCAATTTTAATCCTAATCTACAGTTTGGCTATCAAAAAAGAATGGAGCTGGAGCCAGATTTGATAAAAGCATGGGAAATTATTAAGTGGGCAGATCACTTGGTTTGGGTACATCCGGTGTGGTGGGGAGGTTTGCCTGCCCTTATGAAAGGTTTTATAGATCGACTATTTCTTCCGGGATTTGCTTATAAATACAGAGAAAATTCGGTATGGTGGGATAAGCTTTTAAAAGGAAAAACCGCACATATCATCACAACTCTGGATCAGCCGGGTTGGTATTATTGGCTTATGTATGGCAAACCTAGTGTCAATCAGTTGAAAAAATCAACCTTGGAATTCTGTGGGGTAAAACCGGTAAAGGTGACTTATTTGGGAATTATCAGGGATTCTAAAGAAGAGCAACGGGAGAAATGGCTGGAAAGGGTGATAGGATTGGGAAAAGGATTGAAATAA
- a CDS encoding FAD-binding oxidoreductase, translating to MSSLPKWVNDTIENVWSSKFKTCNVVHIENISHNLRKIRFSTDLEDVHFEPAYAIGIRINDRDFRNYSPFNFNKETGTFDVIFHLHDTTAVGSDFVTHLSIGDPIKMLMPRGKRFFDASAKIHFSIGDETSLGSSLSIKEAAEKSTCSYICLHELEEPAALEALSLYGYHTPKNNTMGIIEALNDFLQEEKQAVYNNDVIFYLTGNGERMSLIRKFLKAKDVAPKCIKSQAYWIEGKKGL from the coding sequence ATGTCAAGTTTACCAAAATGGGTCAATGACACGATAGAAAATGTCTGGTCCTCAAAATTTAAAACCTGCAACGTTGTTCATATAGAAAATATTTCCCATAATCTTCGTAAGATCCGTTTTTCAACAGACTTGGAGGATGTTCACTTCGAGCCGGCCTATGCCATAGGAATAAGAATTAACGATCGAGATTTCCGTAACTATTCCCCTTTCAACTTTAATAAGGAAACTGGCACATTTGATGTCATATTTCATCTTCATGATACCACAGCGGTGGGAAGTGATTTTGTCACCCACCTATCCATTGGAGATCCCATAAAAATGTTGATGCCAAGAGGCAAGCGTTTTTTTGATGCCAGTGCTAAAATTCATTTCTCCATAGGTGATGAAACTTCATTGGGCAGTTCTCTTTCCATTAAAGAAGCTGCAGAAAAGTCTACCTGTTCGTACATATGTCTTCATGAGCTTGAGGAACCAGCAGCCTTGGAGGCGCTTAGTTTATATGGCTACCATACTCCTAAAAACAACACAATGGGTATTATAGAGGCTCTAAATGATTTTTTACAGGAAGAAAAACAGGCGGTATACAACAATGATGTTATTTTCTATCTCACCGGAAATGGAGAAAGAATGTCATTGATCCGAAAATTTCTTAAAGCTAAGGACGTGGCTCCGAAGTGCATTAAATCACAGGCTTACTGGATAGAAGGAAAGAAAGGGTTATAA
- a CDS encoding AraC family transcriptional regulator, whose protein sequence is MKQSIPTYDLSDISQHSFLIERMEKRSNSSEDKLLDKGIHRDNHYIFTCMESGHVRMMVDFNIMEAQDPTIFCVLPGQVHQGLLMEDVYGWFIAIKADLIPDVVRSVFEESLEIIQPLSVDTNWIEKLNSIANLLYASYTDEAFTTKEGFLIIQSLLNALTGMFSFIYSCESYSGISGESRALQLTRAFKILVRKEFKTLKSPSEYAETLNISRGYLTEVIREVTGKPAQHWIHQEVLMEAKRLLAFTHLTVKEIAYELGYSDHTYFSRLFSKLENMSPSEFRAKTQNKQ, encoded by the coding sequence ATGAAGCAGTCTATTCCAACCTACGATTTAAGTGATATTTCCCAGCACTCTTTTCTTATTGAAAGAATGGAAAAACGCAGCAACAGTTCGGAAGATAAGCTTTTGGACAAAGGGATACATCGCGATAATCATTATATTTTTACCTGCATGGAAAGCGGACATGTAAGAATGATGGTGGATTTTAATATTATGGAAGCCCAAGATCCTACCATTTTCTGTGTATTACCCGGACAAGTGCATCAGGGACTTTTAATGGAAGATGTTTACGGATGGTTTATAGCGATTAAAGCAGATCTCATTCCGGACGTGGTACGTTCTGTCTTTGAAGAATCTCTGGAGATCATTCAGCCACTCTCAGTTGATACAAACTGGATTGAAAAACTGAATAGCATTGCCAATCTGCTGTATGCTTCTTATACCGATGAAGCATTTACTACCAAGGAAGGATTTTTAATTATTCAGTCTTTGCTTAATGCCCTTACCGGAATGTTTTCCTTTATTTATTCGTGTGAAAGTTATTCAGGAATATCCGGTGAAAGCAGAGCCTTACAACTCACAAGGGCCTTTAAGATATTGGTAAGGAAAGAATTCAAAACCCTGAAAAGTCCATCAGAATATGCAGAGACTTTAAATATCTCAAGGGGTTATCTTACAGAGGTTATTCGTGAAGTTACTGGAAAACCGGCACAACACTGGATTCATCAGGAAGTTTTAATGGAAGCAAAACGCCTATTAGCTTTTACCCATCTTACTGTAAAAGAAATAGCCTATGAATTGGGATACAGTGATCATACTTATTTCAGTCGCTTATTTTCAAAACTGGAAAACATGTCACCATCAGAGTTCAGAGCCAAAACACAAAACAAACAATAA
- a CDS encoding toxin-antitoxin system YwqK family antitoxin: MMKKYCLLFWIFYIPVHFSAQAKTIYFDSNWKETKKSTAIYYRPLPFPKSGNIELLRDYYMKGNVLQMQGYFADGDEKNRIGEVFWFDSDEEDRSGQSYLNKTKQKKLTYYFDDGKIWKTVEYGDSLKSGKTIEYKPDGSILGEAIYKNGYLESGTEGHSYSKNEYYKYNKKDKSEERVSLPEKEEKIREYKRLYYWKKSLKTAVEYSYQNDNLILEKNFDEDGNLIQQLDSTSYFYPEEEMKNGKYFYYRTQKSAISQPPPYMEYKSFTFSEVNMENVHFMILYRGTVHFLEKHPTDDLYREISYRFFQEKGTPFMRLKRDYSHNKVWEPLDAYKDLEATFIPVSEIEALSKERIFQRFSKRKWNNLYLKNKPVSEQLYFSSPDFMGKMIRYSSSEKTEINDKESALIYISLVPGKYMILRRNGGYFIPKKSGDLIEIPNFVQE, translated from the coding sequence ATGATGAAAAAGTACTGTTTACTTTTCTGGATATTTTATATTCCTGTTCATTTTTCTGCACAGGCAAAAACTATTTATTTTGATTCTAACTGGAAAGAGACCAAAAAATCCACTGCCATATATTACCGTCCGCTTCCTTTTCCAAAATCTGGAAATATAGAATTGCTTAGGGACTATTACATGAAAGGAAATGTACTTCAGATGCAGGGATATTTTGCCGATGGAGATGAAAAAAACAGAATTGGAGAAGTCTTTTGGTTTGATTCCGATGAAGAAGACAGATCCGGACAATCCTATCTCAATAAAACCAAACAGAAAAAACTTACCTACTATTTTGATGATGGTAAAATCTGGAAAACCGTGGAATATGGCGACAGCCTGAAATCCGGAAAAACCATTGAGTATAAACCCGATGGAAGCATTTTGGGAGAAGCCATTTATAAAAATGGATATCTTGAATCAGGAACCGAAGGCCATAGCTATTCCAAAAATGAATATTACAAATACAACAAGAAAGATAAATCTGAGGAACGGGTAAGTCTTCCTGAAAAAGAAGAGAAGATAAGAGAATACAAACGTTTATATTACTGGAAGAAAAGTCTGAAGACGGCTGTAGAATACTCATACCAAAATGACAATCTTATTTTGGAAAAGAATTTTGATGAAGATGGCAATCTTATTCAGCAGTTGGATAGTACCTCTTATTTTTATCCTGAAGAAGAAATGAAAAACGGGAAATATTTCTATTACCGGACACAAAAGAGTGCCATTTCCCAACCACCTCCTTATATGGAATACAAAAGCTTTACGTTTTCCGAGGTAAATATGGAGAATGTACATTTTATGATTCTTTATCGCGGGACGGTTCATTTTCTGGAAAAACATCCAACAGATGATTTATACAGAGAAATAAGCTATCGTTTTTTTCAGGAGAAAGGGACACCATTTATGAGATTGAAGCGAGATTATTCTCACAACAAAGTCTGGGAACCGCTAGATGCATATAAAGATTTGGAAGCTACTTTTATTCCGGTTTCAGAGATCGAGGCCTTATCCAAAGAAAGGATCTTTCAGAGGTTTTCCAAAAGAAAATGGAACAATTTATATCTTAAAAATAAGCCGGTTTCAGAGCAATTGTATTTTTCATCCCCTGATTTTATGGGAAAAATGATAAGGTATTCATCCTCAGAAAAAACAGAAATTAACGACAAGGAATCTGCATTAATCTACATCAGCCTGGTTCCCGGAAAATATATGATTCTTCGGAGAAACGGGGGATATTTCATTCCGAAAAAATCCGGCGATCTGATTGAAATTCCAAACTTTGTTCAGGAATAA